The genomic segment GTCGCGAACAGCGCCAAAGCGAGCCGCCAGTCCAGCAGCGACAGCCCAATCAAAGCTAAAATCGGCGTCAGGGCAGCGGCAAACAGCTGCGGCGCCACGTGGGAAATACCATGCTCAACGAGCGCAAAATCCCCCATCATCATATTGGCGAGATCGCCGGGATCACGTTTATTCAAATACCCGAGCGACAGCTTGCGCAAATGCTCCGCAAGACGGCTTCTGCCATCGACCGCTGCGGTGTAGGCACCGCGGAATTGTGCGCGATAAGCGGGAATTTCGCTTAAATAAAGCAGCACTAACGCCACAACCATGCTGGCGCATATCCACCAAAGCCTCGTCATATTAAGAGCTGTACCCGGTTCGGCAAACGAAGTAAAGATAAGCTGCGCCACCTCAACGAGCAGAATAAACGGAATAATCGCTACCAGATTGGAGAGCGTTGTATATGCAATTGGCTTCCATAATGCTTTTGGATTACCTGCTGTTATATTGCGCAGCATTCCCATGTTTGTTCCCTGCCTCCTTCCCTGCTCCAATTCGCCAGACCGTTGCTGCCGTATAAGCATTCCATAGCTTCGAATACAGCCCCCCGGCGGCGATTAGCTGCTCATGCTTGCCACGCTCGGCAATACGGCCCTCGTCCATGACAATGATTTGCGACGCATCGCGAATCGTAGACAGCCGGTGTGCAATGACGATAACCGTCTTGCCCTTCGTCAGCTCCTTCAATGCAAGCTGCATTTCAAATTCATTTTCCGGATCGGCAAAGGCTGTCGCTTCATCGAGCACAAGCACTGGCGCATTTTTCAAAATCGCTCTCGCTACCGCAATACGCTGCTCCTCACCACCTGACAAATAAACGCCGCCTTCGCCAATCAGCGTATGATAGCCCTGCGGAAGCTGGTTAATAAACGTATCGCACTGCGCCGCTTTCGCTGCTGCATATACCGCTTCTGGCTTAGCATCTGGCACGCCGATCGCAATGTTGTTGTAGACGGTATCGTAAAATAGAAACGTCTGCTGAAAAACAAACGCTACCGTGTTCATTAACTCCTCCGACGCCATATCGCGGATATCGACGCCGCCAATTTGAATTGCTCCTTCACGGACATCCCAGAAGCGAGGAAGCAGGCTTGCCACCGTCGATTTCCCCGCCCCCGATGGCCCAACGAGCGCCGTTACTTCCCCCTGCTGCGCCACAAAGCTCACGTTGGACAATACGAGACTGTCGGCCTGTCCATAAGAGAAGGATACATCTTGGAAGGCTACCTCGTAGGAAACCGGACGTTTAGGAAATTTCGGCTCTGGTACGGGCTGCTCGGCGAAAATTTTGTCAATTCGCTCCACCCCTTCATTTATATCGCGCAGCCCGGATGCAAGATGCATGATCTTGAACATCGGCGCGGTAATGCCTGGCGACAAAATGAGGAAGAACAGCAGCACAGCGGCAAAAGCCACATTGCCCGGATCACGCTGGAGCAGGAACACGCCTACTGGCAGGATGAAGGCTGCGAATGAGCTGAGAACGACTTTGAACGATAAAAAACCATACTGAAATTGATCCGTATATTTCACGCAAAAATCCCGGTATTTGACCATATCCTCATAAAATTGACGGAAGGAAAACACCGTCTGCCCAAATACTTTAATGACCGGCATTCCCCGCACGTATTGAATGGCTGAACCATTCAGCCGCTCCAGCGAATCATAATACTGCTTGATGCTTTCCTGCTTCTTCGAGCCTGACATCATCAGCATTTGCAGCACG from the Paenibacillus sp. BIHB 4019 genome contains:
- a CDS encoding ABC transporter ATP-binding protein; amino-acid sequence: MAGKKGIARLLELAGERRGLLAVSGIFSALSAICMLIPYVSVYFIVKELLEHAANPAAADSGLMIRWGLVALGGLLASLLLMYGGGLASHIAAFRILYGLRVKLSSHIGRLPLGWLNSTSTGAVKKTLDQNVEKVETFVAHQLPDLIHMAVTIVIMIIAMFWLNVWLAAACLIPIVLGFVLQMLMMSGSKKQESIKQYYDSLERLNGSAIQYVRGMPVIKVFGQTVFSFRQFYEDMVKYRDFCVKYTDQFQYGFLSFKVVLSSFAAFILPVGVFLLQRDPGNVAFAAVLLFFLILSPGITAPMFKIMHLASGLRDINEGVERIDKIFAEQPVPEPKFPKRPVSYEVAFQDVSFSYGQADSLVLSNVSFVAQQGEVTALVGPSGAGKSTVASLLPRFWDVREGAIQIGGVDIRDMASEELMNTVAFVFQQTFLFYDTVYNNIAIGVPDAKPEAVYAAAKAAQCDTFINQLPQGYHTLIGEGGVYLSGGEEQRIAVARAILKNAPVLVLDEATAFADPENEFEMQLALKELTKGKTVIVIAHRLSTIRDASQIIVMDEGRIAERGKHEQLIAAGGLYSKLWNAYTAATVWRIGAGKEAGNKHGNAAQYNSR